Part of the Synechococcus sp. MU1643 genome, CAACCGGGCCACAAGACTCTCAAGCGCTGCGGCTGAGATGAGGTCTGTCTTGGTCAGCAGAAGGATCACCTCCAGCCCCGTCCGTTCCGCCGTCAAAAGGAAGCGACTTGCCTGATCAGGGTCAAAGCTGGGCTGTTCCACCGCTAACACCACAGCCACCAAGGAGACGTTGGCCACCGGTGGGCGTATGAGAAAGCTGTGGCGTGGCTCGACGTCAGCCACCACAGCCCGCCCTTGGCCTGGATCAATCGCCTCGACGCAAACCCGATCCCCCACGTAAACGGCTTCACCCCGATGGCTGAGCCGAGTGCGGCGTGTGCAGAGCAGCCGAACTGGACATCCGTCAGGTGCGGCATCCAGCTCAACCTCCAAGTAGTTGGCCTGTAGCGCCACCACCATCCCGGAAGCCACCGAACTGACGGTGTCAGCCACCGCAGATCACCTCAATGGTGACGGAATCCGGCGTCTGATCAATGCACTCAACACGATGGCCTGCATCCCTCAGGCCTGGAAGCACCATGGCCTCAGGCTCCCCCCGATCGAGACAGACCTCCAGACAGTCACCGCTGCTCATCTGCTCGAGGGTGAGCTTGCAGCGAATGAAATTCACCGGACAGGGCGTTCCCCGCAGATCCAGGGAACGCCTGCTCATCTCTTCTGACCGAACAAGCTGGCGAACAGACCACTGTTGTGGTGGTGGTGTTGCTTGCCGCGGGCGGAATGGTGACCCGCCAACTGCTCTAGGAGCTCGCGCTCCACATCGCTGATCCGCTTAGGCAAGTCCACGGTGACCGTC contains:
- a CDS encoding sulfurtransferase TusA family protein, producing the protein MSRRSLDLRGTPCPVNFIRCKLTLEQMSSGDCLEVCLDRGEPEAMVLPGLRDAGHRVECIDQTPDSVTIEVICGG